GCTTTGAACTTGTTCTCCGCCTTGGTGTCCCCGGGGTTGGCATCGGGATGGTTCTCCCTGGCCAGCTTCCGGTACGCCTTTTTGATCTCGTCGGCCGAGGCGTCGGAGGAGACGCCCAGTTCGGCGTAGAAATCCTTGTCCAGCCATTCCCTGGCACTCACCGGACGTCCCTCCTTTCGTCACGATCCGTCCGCGGGGGCGCCGAGCGGGCCCCCGCCACGAACGACCGGCCTCGCGGGAACCCGCGGACGGGCCCGCTCGAGCAGTTACTGAACACGGCAGTTCCTCAGCAGTCTAGTGACTCAGCCTTGTTCGGAAGTCTCATCCGGAGAATCCGCCGCGACAGTATCGCCGTCGCCGCCGGCGGCGGGCTCGTGATCGGTAACCCCGACCATCGCCGGGCGCAGCACCCGATCACCGAAGCGGTAGCCACGACGCAGCACCGTGGTCACGGTCGGCCCGTCGACCTCGGAAGAGGTGTCGTGCTGAACAGCCTCGTGCACGCTCGGGTCGAACTCCTCGCCCTCCTGGCCGAAGCTTTCCAGCCCGGCCTCGGTCAGCGCGGAGGTGAGCTTGTCCGAAACCGCCTTGAACGGTCCGGTCAGATCACCGTGCGAATCGGCCCGCTCCAGATCGTCCAGCACCGTGAGCAGGGACTCCGCGATCGAGGCCTTCGCGTTGTTGACGACGGCGTCCCGGTCCCGTTCGACCCGCTTGCGGTAGTTGGCGTACTCGGCCTGGACCCGCTTCACGTCCGCGGTCAGCTCATCGACCTGACGGCGCAGCTGCGTCTCGGCGTCCGAGGCGGACTCCTCGTCCGTGGCCTCGGCGGCGTTCTCCACCGCCT
This genomic stretch from Actinopolyspora halophila DSM 43834 harbors:
- the grpE gene encoding nucleotide exchange factor GrpE, whose translation is MRDRRRIDPETGTRRSAEGDEAEDTGGRTDEVTDSMSGTLDDELAQVAAEAEAVENAAEATDEESASDAETQLRRQVDELTADVKRVQAEYANYRKRVERDRDAVVNNAKASIAESLLTVLDDLERADSHGDLTGPFKAVSDKLTSALTEAGLESFGQEGEEFDPSVHEAVQHDTSSEVDGPTVTTVLRRGYRFGDRVLRPAMVGVTDHEPAAGGDGDTVAADSPDETSEQG